The DNA segment ACAACATTGTCTACCCAATCCATAAGACCCTTAAAGTCGAAGTCTACACTGGCTCTCGCGAACTCCAGCCGCGCGAGCGAGGCAGCAAGCCCAGCCGGGTGTAGAAGTGCCTTAGTCGGTATGCACCCGTAGTTCGTACACTCGCCGCCCAGGCTATCCATCTCCACCAGAGCGACGCTCAGCCCCTCCTGGGCAGCCCTAACCGCGGCAGGATACCCCCCGGGGCCTCCGCCGACAACGACTAGGTCAAACTTCTCCACGCCGACCACCTAGAGAGCCTACATTCACTCCAAACACCGCTTCCTCGTGCCAACTATCCTTGGCTTCAGGTTAAAAACGGTGTTTTAGAAGGTCTACTGGAACTCGTAGTCCTCGGCGAACAGTAGCGCCGGGTTTTCGAGAAGCCTCTTAACCTCCATCAGGAACCTGGTTGCATAAGCCCCCTCCAGCGCTCTGTGGTCGAAGCTTAGCGACACAAACCCTATCTTCCTGGGCTTGAGCTCCCCGTCCACGTAGACAGGCTTCTCAACCAGTCTATGCAGGCCGAGTATGGCGACGTTCGGCGGGTATATCACGGGGAAGCCTATGACGCTGCCGATGCTGCCTACGTTGGTTATCGTGAAAGTAGCGCCAGAAACCTCATCTAGGCTCAGCCTCATATCCCTTGCCTTGGCTGTAAGTTCCGCTATCTCCCTGGCTATAGCGAACAGGCCCTTCCTCTCTACGTTCTTAACAACGGGCACCACGAGGCCGTGTGGCGTGTCCACTGCAAAACCGACGTTCACGGTCTTCTTAACAACTATCTCCATCTTCCCCTCGTCGAATTCCGCGTTGACGAGCGGGTACTTCTTTATAGCCTTAGCCACAGCCTTAAACACGAAGGGCAGGTAAGTAAGCTTCACTCCCTTCTCCTCAGCATCCTTCTTTAATGCTTCTCTAAGCTTGGAAAGCTCGGTGAAGTCCACCTCCTCAGCTATGTAGGCGTGAGGTATTTTGGATTTGCTCAGGGTCATAGACTGGACCATGGACTTCTTAATACCTCTTACAGGTATCCTCTCCTCCTCGATTTGTACTGGCGGGAGTGCGGCCGGTGGAGGGGCCGCGGCTAGCATGGCAGCCGCCCTCCTGACATCCTCTTCCGTAATAGCGCCTCTGGGGCCTGTGCCCCTGACCTTGGTTAGGTCGACGCCTAGCTGTCTAGCCAGTCTCCTAACCCTGGGGGGCGCCCTCACCAGTACAGCCGTAGTAGCTAGCGGAGTCTGCGCGGCCGCCTCGGCAGGCCTTCTCTCCTCACCCCTTCTTGCTGCCTCCCCGGCCAGCTCAGCTTTCTCCGGCTGCGGCTTGGTAGCCGCTCCCTCTTCGACCTCAATTTCGACTATAGGGTCTCCGACCCTGACGACGTCGCCAGGCTTGGCCAGAAGCCTGACAACCCTGCCTGTATATGGTGAGGGTATTTCGACTGTAGCCTTAGCTGTGAGCACCCTGACGAGGGGGCTGAACTGCTTTACAACAGCCCCCTCCTCCACTAGCCATTCTACAATCTCGCCCTCGGCTATACCCTCCCCGATGTCTGGCAGTTTGACCTGGACAATCCTGCCCATCGCGTACCTCCCTCCCTACCACTGCATAACGTCTGACACAGCCCTGTATATCTTGGCGATGTTTGGAAGGTAGAGCTTCTCGTGTGCCAGGGGGTATGGCGTGTCATAGCTTGCCACCCTCTTTACCGGGCCGCGGAGCAGCTCTATATGGTTCTCGCTTATGTAGGCCGCTATCTCCGCGCCGGGGCCCAGTATCCTCCTGGCCTCGTGGACTATCACAAGCCTCCCAGTCTTCTCTAGGCTCTTCACCACGATATCCTTGTCCCAGGGCTGGAGCGTTCTAAGATCTATGATCTCCACGCTCCAGCCCCTCTTATCCCTGAGAAGCTCTGCAGCCTCCTTAGCCAGATGAACCATAGCGCCCCATGTTACAAGGGTTACGTCTGATCCCTCCTGGACGACTCTTGCCTGGCCCAACGGTACGGTATAGTCCTCCTCAGGCACATCCTCCCTTATAGTCCTATATATGCTCTTGGGCTCGAGGAATATCACGGCATCGTCGCTCCGTATAGACGATTTTAGAAGCCCCTTGGCGTCGTAGGGCGTGGAGGGCATAACGACGTAGAGGCCCGGTGTGTGTATGAAGTAAGACTCGTTACTCTGGCTGTGGTGCATACCACCTCTTATCCCGCCGCAGCAGGGCCCCCTTATCACCAGGGGGACGCTATACATCC comes from the Aeropyrum camini SY1 = JCM 12091 genome and includes:
- a CDS encoding alpha-ketoacid dehydrogenase subunit beta — encoded protein: MPVMNMVEALNTALREEMKRDKRVVVLGEDVGRRGGVFLVTEGLIDEFGEERVIDTPLTEMGIVAFAIGMAMYGLRPVAEIQFIDFIYEAFDQIVNNAAWYRFRSGGMYSVPLVIRGPCCGGIRGGMHHSQSNESYFIHTPGLYVVMPSTPYDAKGLLKSSIRSDDAVIFLEPKSIYRTIREDVPEEDYTVPLGQARVVQEGSDVTLVTWGAMVHLAKEAAELLRDKRGWSVEIIDLRTLQPWDKDIVVKSLEKTGRLVIVHEARRILGPGAEIAAYISENHIELLRGPVKRVASYDTPYPLAHEKLYLPNIAKIYRAVSDVMQW
- a CDS encoding dihydrolipoamide acetyltransferase family protein, which encodes MGRIVQVKLPDIGEGIAEGEIVEWLVEEGAVVKQFSPLVRVLTAKATVEIPSPYTGRVVRLLAKPGDVVRVGDPIVEIEVEEGAATKPQPEKAELAGEAARRGEERRPAEAAAQTPLATTAVLVRAPPRVRRLARQLGVDLTKVRGTGPRGAITEEDVRRAAAMLAAAPPPAALPPVQIEEERIPVRGIKKSMVQSMTLSKSKIPHAYIAEEVDFTELSKLREALKKDAEEKGVKLTYLPFVFKAVAKAIKKYPLVNAEFDEGKMEIVVKKTVNVGFAVDTPHGLVVPVVKNVERKGLFAIAREIAELTAKARDMRLSLDEVSGATFTITNVGSIGSVIGFPVIYPPNVAILGLHRLVEKPVYVDGELKPRKIGFVSLSFDHRALEGAYATRFLMEVKRLLENPALLFAEDYEFQ